The DNA sequence GAAAAACACCTGTGCCTCCAGAAACCTTCACAAAACCGCCAATCCCTGGCCCACTTCCCTTATTCGGCAAAAGGCGGTTCTGAATGCGGTTTTGTTGCCTTTGAAAAACCGTAGCTCTAGCTTGCAGAAAGCTATCAACCTGCCAAAACGAAAACCCATTAAAAACTCTCAAAAAACACTCTGCAACCTTCATTTATTAAAGCTGAATAAAGCAAAAGCTACGAAAGGACAACCCaagagaaaaaataacaaaaaaatgagaACCGAAGCAAACCCAaaagtttttttcaaaaaaaataaaataaacccggTTCACGTTTCCGGTTCTGTATTTGATTTTACCTGAGGTTTAGTCGGTTTCAGTAACTGGTATCCGTAAAACAGTTCAGAACCACCCAAATACGGCTCCGTTTCAAACCCGTTAACGCCACGACGATCTTCAAGTCCTCCATTTCTGAGAGGTCTAAGACTGGAACGCCCATGTGACAGAGGGTTTCCCTGACCGTACTGAACCGGGGGTCTAAACCGCTGCAAGAACCCAAGGAAAACCACAACACCGAAAAACAAGGTGAGAGAAAACCATGCAAAGCTCTCAACGAATATgaacatagagagagagagagagagagagaagaagaaccTGTGCATTGGGGGATACTTTGGGCTGAAGCTTTGAAAGGCTTCGGCGTTGTTTGAACAAAGCGAGAGCTGCAAACTGTTGAGCGAGGTCGTCCATGCAAGGGAAACGGTGTGGACCAAGCCTGGATGGCATTTCGTTGAGGAAAATATCAGACGGAAGCCATAGTTCACCGTCATCTGGATTTGGGGGAAACTCCGCCATAGAAGAAAAGCCCTTGTTTTCCCTTTGCaaataagagagagaaagagagaagcaAAAGAGAGCACTGCACAGAGACAGatggagagagatagagagagagagagagacagagacagagagaaggTGGGAGGGAGGAAATTTCAAGGGCCAGAAAGCGggattttacttatttatttgggTAGTAGCAGGTTTACTAGACTAGACTAGAGAGAACCATAGCAAAGAGAGTAGTGGGCTCTACTTTCAAAACGACGTTAcatctctcttctctctcttttaaagaaaaagtgaaGGGGACGATGTCTTAGGGCTTTGTTTggtcccaagaaaaaaaaaattaaaaaaaaaagtttttctgggaaaaaaattcaaaatataaaaaataaaaaatcttcaaaaGTTAAATTTCGAGAACAAGGAAAACGATGTGAGCTCGCCACTCATGAGTCATTTTCGTTTCTCAATGGTTCAGTTACAATGATTTTGAAAACACAGGTTTTGCACGTCCTGtgcaaaaattttttaaaaaaaattaggaagcAAAATGGATAATTGGATATGATGGCACCAAACAAGGCCTTGGGCCTTGGCTCTGTGAGCCTGTACTCATGGTCACGTGACCCCGCGGCACACGCCACTATCCTATTGCGAGTTCGAGCCGCACTGATCGGCTCCTCGCCCTCCACTACACGGCCGTTTTTGACCCTCTCAGACTTTTCCATGACCGCCTTTCCTAGTCGCTTGTATTAGGAGTCAAGTGCTATATGCTCGCTGGAATTGACACGTGTCCAAATGAACAAGTGGTGGTCTGTTGGAGCGAGTACCGTGAAATGTGTAGACGAATGTGTTTTGGCGAAAATACCCGCAAGGCTGACGTTTTTGGCAGGCACAAATCAACGCAACGGATGCTATCTACCACCAGTGACTGGACCTGTCCCATCAAATGACACGTGTCGGTCGGGTGATTAATGCTGAGGATGGGCTACCGTGACGGTGAAAATCATAGTATTCTAGTTCACGAAGAGCTGGGGCATGCCACTGGTACTGTGCTACTACTTTATTtacatttctatttttttgttctcttttcctttttaccctttattgttgttttcttcttttatatgtatagtttcttttgctaaaaaactaaaaatttattgtGTCTAAGTTACTTGTAATAACcaaaatttcaaactcaacacgtttttttttttttttatatatataaaaggtggGATGATTTGAATTAGAATTATTGTTTGGgaataaaaagatttttatcCAGAGCCAAGTGTTAtttgccataaaaataaaaaagaatcttGAAGTGTTTATGTTGAAAGCTCTTTTTCAATTGTAGTGTACTAAAGTATCTTTTatagtaacaataatagtaTTTAAAAGTTATCTATCAAAACTAAGCCAATGTAGAATATAATTTTGTTCTAGAATTTGAGATTCTTtcacttattttgtttttgtttttttgtgttttttttttttctctttttcaaagaataaaaatataataatggcTATTTGGTgactttttttggtaattgattATCTGGtgactaccttttttttttttcggttgggGTGAACGGTTATTTAGTGACTATTTACCAAAGTTTCAGCAACAATTGTATGATGATCAACTTCAAAGCTTACCAGAAATTTTTACATTAATCCACtttcattggatttttttttcctccacttTTTTAATTGAACGTGCTGTCACTATCATCATGATTACATTATGTGGATGATTTAACAAAAACTATTCATCTTTTACAAGACAATTACACttcatattataaaatgaaCAATAATGTATAATTAAACGTAAGTAAAGTCTTGAAATTCTCAAATTAACGTAAACGCACCGCATGGACAAGTAGGGGAGTATTCATTCTCATAATCTCTTTACTTTAGACAACGAACTTTATGTTTCCGAAagtaaataaaacattattCATGTAGGCAGTTTGTAAGATTATGATACACATTCGACATCGATTTCAAAATGGattgaaaataacaatattataaaaagtgtatatatgtttttaaggGAAAAGaatagtaaattttaatttaacataaaaattataaaattaccaaaaaaaacacTTGATTGCGGTCGTTAGATAAGCATATAATTAGTTTAGTTTATGTTAAAAAATCAACATATGCGTTTGCAacatgacctttttttttttaaatgaaagttTACAACATGACCTTAATTTGAGAATGAGGCGGAGGTACAAAAGAATCTTGGCTTATTTATGATCGATGTACCAGATCATACctgataataatttaataacatcgatattatttattactttctCCACGATATTATTTATCTGCTCCAAAATTGGTAAAGCATAATGTAAAGAAATACCCAACAGTAATATGAAtggtaaattatatattaattttttattataattaaaatgtgaATTATCCGTACATCATCCTCACAAAATGTTTCGGTATAACCACCTTTTATGAATAATTTCCCTTATACATCATCCAAATGCAATTGAAATTACAAAAGTAATCAATGGATTTATTGACGAATTCAAAACTCGacgtttaatatatattttttcttttaaaggtCCTCATTCCAGATTAATAGTAAAGATACAACTTTCTCCACAcaccaaaaaacaaagattTGAAACTATTTTGATTCTAGAGTTTCAATTCCAGCTTTGAAACACTCTCCACATAATAAAACAATTGAACAAAATCTCAAAACCCCATTTAAGGGGCCATATCAATTCCTCTCCAAGGGAAAACCATGGTGGGAAACAACCAACATTACCTACCACACTCTTCCATGAACCCCATCCTcggattaatatatatatatatatataaagaaaagaaaaatctttgattttctttctggAAAAGTCGCAGCTCCAAAACAGTGCCAGATACTAGAAAGCACTCTTCCTAAAAGTCCTAACTATTCAAccaaattggaaaaaatttaaaaaaaaaagaaagaaaaaccaaagaACCACACACATCCCTACTACCTCTTTCGTGGGGTTCACAATTGTAATTAATATATGGTATATGAACTGTTTCATATCCTAACTTTCTTTATGTCATGGGTACTATGGTACACCTTCCTTACCGTATACCAAACCACATCAGATCATCAACCTATCTGGCTATCTCACTCTGCATCCATTCTCTGTTTTCTGTCTTTCCCAATCTATACAGCAGAACACCAAAAAGGCAAGTCGAAACcgaaaagcaaaagcaaaagaaaaccaGTCATATATCTAATCGGACCCTTTGATGGGTCGGGCAATCGGGCCGGCAGGAGATCGGAAGCCGACAGTGACAGTATCATAGATGCACCAATGGAACCCAACCTCCTTTCCCATCTCTTTAGCTTCCAAGCATACCTCACAAACCGCCTCACCACCTCTCCCACCTTTCTCTCCCACCATACCGTTTTCTCCATATGAAAGGTCCGACCCGGTCAGACCCATATTCATCAAATACCTCTCTTTCTCGAACTGCAAGTCCCTTACCCGTTTCTCGTATTCGACCCGATAAGCGTACGGCAAATTGAGTTGCGGCCCAGAAAAAGCCTGGTCCTGGTTGATTATACCCACATCACGCCTGAGAAGCATTACATTATCGGGCGGGTTTTTCTTGATCGGTTTCTGCGGTGGGGGTTTCATCGGAGACGTGAAGTACACGTCGCCTGCTGATTCTTGCTGACTCCTTCGCCGCCTCTCGCGTCTTGATCGCTTCAAGACCACGAGGAACGAGTAACCCTTCTCGCGAGAAATTGCGCCGAAGTTGACCCTACCAGTGATGGGTATTCTTCGGCCGGTATCCTGCGAAGAGAGGTAAACAGAGAACTGGTGCGGAGAGATCCCGATCTTCTGGCTCAGCATAGATTGGAACCGCTTGAATTCAAGAGTCGGGTAAACGACGATGTTGCCGATATCAGTCTCGCGTTCGCCGTCGAAAAAGACAAGCGGGAACGCCACGCCTCCGCCGCCGTCTGCCTCCGCCATCCCTGACTTGATAGCGTAAGAT is a window from the Ziziphus jujuba cultivar Dongzao chromosome 11, ASM3175591v1 genome containing:
- the LOC107433612 gene encoding uncharacterized protein LOC107433612; translated protein: MAEFPPNPDDGELWLPSDIFLNEMPSRLGPHRFPCMDDLAQQFAALALFKQRRSLSKLQPKVSPNAQRFRPPVQYGQGNPLSHGRSSLRPLRNGGLEDRRGVNGFETEPYLGGSELFYGYQLLKPTKPQVDSFLQARATVFQRQQNRIQNRLLPNKGSGPGIGGFVKVSGGTGVFHPRVSNTTIPTIDVKKKQGLRNRQGIQMTSQGSFVKRVGGHKDEFQYQLPPEMGLPQDWTY
- the LOC125419415 gene encoding uncharacterized protein LOC125419415, giving the protein MPESYAIKSGMAEADGGGGVAFPLVFFDGERETDIGNIVVYPTLEFKRFQSMLSQKIGISPHQFSVYLSSQDTGRRIPITGRVNFGAISREKGYSFLVVLKRSRRERRRRSQQESAGDVYFTSPMKPPPQKPIKKNPPDNVMLLRRDVGIINQDQAFSGPQLNLPYAYRVEYEKRVRDLQFEKERYLMNMGLTGSDLSYGENGMVGEKGGRGGEAVCEVCLEAKEMGKEVGFHWCIYDTVTVGFRSPAGPIARPIKGSD